Proteins from a single region of Rhodovibrio salinarum DSM 9154:
- a CDS encoding ABC transporter permease — MTTQTDNTMASVRSGVLGMTPARRERLRLFVKRNRIELSITGIFVVLYAIFIVGAPGVYTNFDIYRSFMSTLPFMGVMALAATFVITLGEIDLSFPSVMGMAAWGFGSTFVATGSYPLAVLVALATGGACGLLNGVMVAIVGVPSIVATIGTMFFWRGFVNVLAEGKGIPLSTLSESWMHPIFVGRIVGDIPMQFVWFLAIAVIMMMVYRRHVFGSQVLFVGDNQNSAHMMGIKVARVKILCFTLLGVMAGLGGVLLLSEVTYFWPTTGDGYLLPALAAVFIGGTPVFGGRGSMYGTFIGVLIIGSLEAGVVAMGIQGFYTQVIYGLLITIAVTIYAVIMRRN, encoded by the coding sequence ATGACCACGCAAACGGATAACACCATGGCCAGTGTCCGCTCCGGAGTGCTCGGCATGACACCGGCGCGGCGCGAGCGCCTGCGCCTGTTCGTCAAGCGCAACCGCATCGAACTCAGCATCACCGGCATCTTCGTGGTGCTGTACGCGATCTTCATCGTCGGCGCGCCCGGGGTCTATACCAACTTCGATATCTATCGCTCGTTCATGTCGACGCTGCCGTTCATGGGGGTGATGGCGCTGGCGGCCACCTTCGTGATCACACTGGGCGAGATCGATTTGTCGTTCCCCTCGGTCATGGGCATGGCCGCCTGGGGGTTTGGGTCCACCTTCGTAGCAACCGGCAGCTACCCGCTGGCGGTCCTGGTCGCGCTTGCGACCGGCGGCGCCTGCGGCCTGCTCAACGGTGTCATGGTGGCGATCGTCGGGGTGCCGTCGATCGTGGCCACGATCGGCACGATGTTCTTCTGGCGTGGGTTCGTGAACGTCCTGGCCGAAGGTAAGGGAATCCCCCTGTCGACGCTGTCGGAGTCCTGGATGCACCCGATCTTTGTCGGCCGGATCGTGGGCGATATTCCGATGCAGTTCGTCTGGTTCCTGGCGATTGCGGTGATCATGATGATGGTCTACCGCCGCCACGTTTTCGGCAGCCAGGTGCTGTTCGTCGGCGACAACCAGAACTCCGCGCACATGATGGGCATCAAGGTCGCCCGGGTGAAAATCCTCTGCTTCACCCTGCTCGGGGTCATGGCCGGGCTTGGCGGTGTGCTGCTGCTGTCGGAGGTGACTTACTTCTGGCCCACCACGGGCGATGGCTACCTGCTGCCGGCGCTGGCCGCCGTGTTTATCGGCGGCACCCCGGTGTTCGGCGGACGTGGGTCGATGTATGGCACGTTCATCGGTGTCCTGATCATCGGCTCGCTCGAGGCCGGTGTCGTCGCGATGGGAATCCAAGGCTTCTACACCCAGGTCATCTACGGCCTGCTGATTACCATCGCGGTGACGATCTATGCCGTGATCATGCGGAGGAACTGA
- a CDS encoding sugar ABC transporter substrate-binding protein: MRVWLRTAVACALLAVGWSGSAAAQDANYECDKKFVFFPGGPQGGAFASIVYNGARLAEKQTGCNVEYVWSDWNPEQMVRQFSQAIGRNPDGIAVMGHPGEDALGPMIEKARERGIVVTTQNVALPKSESEYKTKGFGYVGAHNYSAGENLGKGILNRCDVEEGDVAFVWGLLGQEARGQRTKGVIDALKEGGVEIEYLEIADSVNKDPAQGIPTFASFLASNPDINIVVTDHGALTATLPSYLKAAGRSGEETCAAGFDLSAATVQGLQDGKIDLVLDQQPFLQGYLPIHQLYLTTKFGFAGMNIDTGAALITPQNVDAVADLADAAIR; this comes from the coding sequence ATGAGGGTGTGGCTGCGAACCGCAGTGGCGTGTGCGCTGCTGGCCGTTGGTTGGTCCGGCAGTGCGGCGGCGCAGGATGCGAACTACGAATGTGATAAGAAATTCGTCTTCTTCCCCGGCGGCCCGCAGGGCGGGGCGTTCGCGTCGATCGTCTATAACGGCGCGCGTCTGGCGGAGAAGCAGACCGGATGCAACGTCGAATACGTCTGGTCGGACTGGAACCCGGAGCAGATGGTCCGGCAGTTTTCCCAGGCGATCGGCCGCAACCCCGATGGGATCGCGGTGATGGGCCACCCGGGCGAGGACGCGCTGGGCCCCATGATCGAGAAGGCGCGCGAGCGGGGCATCGTCGTGACGACGCAGAACGTCGCGCTGCCGAAGTCCGAGTCCGAGTACAAGACCAAGGGCTTCGGCTACGTCGGCGCCCACAACTATTCCGCCGGCGAGAACCTGGGCAAAGGCATCCTCAACCGCTGTGACGTGGAGGAAGGCGATGTGGCCTTCGTCTGGGGCCTGCTGGGTCAGGAGGCGCGCGGCCAGCGCACCAAGGGCGTGATCGACGCGCTGAAGGAAGGCGGCGTCGAGATCGAGTATCTCGAGATCGCGGACAGCGTGAACAAGGACCCTGCTCAGGGTATCCCGACCTTCGCGTCCTTCCTGGCGTCCAACCCCGATATCAATATCGTGGTGACCGACCATGGCGCCCTGACCGCGACGCTGCCGTCCTATCTCAAGGCCGCCGGCAGGTCGGGCGAGGAGACCTGCGCCGCCGGCTTCGACCTGTCGGCCGCCACGGTGCAGGGGCTGCAGGATGGCAAGATCGACCTAGTCCTCGACCAGCAGCCCTTCCTGCAAGGCTATCTACCGATCCACCAGCTGTACCTGACCACCAAGTTCGGCTTCGCCGGTATGAACATCGACACCGGTGCGGCGCTGATCACGCCGCAGAACGTCGACGCGGTGGCCGATCTGGCCGACGCCGCGATCCGCTGA
- a CDS encoding aldehyde dehydrogenase family protein, whose amino-acid sequence MMLDHAMNARARAERIGQVWEQLCGDVPYGSLIAGQVRRGEGDAVTILDPASGDQLLHYPDAGAQLARDAAQAAERARHSWYRDISAVQRGRVMWQAAQQVRACIEELAELEALSAGKPIRDTRVEATKVAEMFEYYAGWCDKLYGEVIPVPTSHLNYTQRVPHGVVAQVTPWNAPVFTGGWQIAPALAAGNTVVIKPSELTPLSTVALGCLLQKAGVPEGAVNVLAGLGGTTGAAMFAAPEVQLAVFVGSPETGRVIARAAADRLIPCILELGGKSANVVFEDADLAKAAGGAAAGIYAAAGQSCVAGSRLLIQKSVYEDVLARLADKAGGLRMGPPETPETQVGPLNGAAQQRRVLDYIDRARQAGARVVCGGQAESPGYFVQPTVIADVRNDWEIAQDEIFGPVVVAMPFEDEQEAVRLANQTRFGLAGAVWTGRVERAHRIAGQIEAGTVWINGYKTIGVMSPFGGFKESGYGRSSGREALMEYTRARSVWTETSDDPTMAFGY is encoded by the coding sequence ATGATGCTTGATCACGCGATGAATGCGCGCGCGCGCGCCGAACGCATCGGCCAGGTCTGGGAACAGCTGTGTGGCGACGTCCCGTACGGCAGCCTGATTGCCGGGCAGGTGCGCCGGGGCGAAGGCGACGCGGTGACGATCCTGGACCCGGCGAGCGGGGACCAGCTTCTGCACTATCCAGATGCCGGGGCGCAGCTTGCCCGCGACGCGGCGCAGGCGGCCGAGCGCGCGCGGCACAGCTGGTATCGGGACATCAGTGCGGTGCAGCGGGGCCGTGTGATGTGGCAGGCCGCCCAGCAGGTGCGCGCCTGCATCGAGGAGCTCGCCGAACTGGAAGCGCTCAGCGCTGGCAAGCCGATCCGCGATACGCGTGTCGAGGCGACCAAGGTCGCGGAGATGTTCGAGTACTATGCCGGCTGGTGCGACAAGCTCTACGGCGAGGTAATCCCGGTCCCGACCAGCCATCTCAACTATACCCAGCGGGTGCCGCACGGCGTCGTGGCGCAGGTCACGCCCTGGAACGCGCCGGTTTTCACCGGCGGCTGGCAGATCGCTCCGGCGCTGGCCGCGGGCAACACCGTCGTGATCAAGCCGAGCGAGCTGACGCCGCTGTCCACGGTCGCGCTCGGCTGCCTCCTCCAGAAGGCCGGTGTGCCGGAAGGGGCCGTGAACGTGCTGGCCGGTCTGGGCGGCACAACCGGTGCCGCGATGTTCGCGGCGCCCGAGGTGCAGCTTGCCGTGTTCGTCGGCTCGCCGGAGACCGGCCGGGTGATCGCGCGCGCGGCCGCTGACCGTCTGATCCCGTGCATCCTGGAGCTTGGCGGAAAGTCCGCCAACGTCGTCTTCGAGGATGCCGACCTTGCGAAGGCGGCTGGCGGCGCTGCAGCCGGGATTTACGCTGCAGCCGGGCAGAGCTGTGTGGCCGGCTCGCGCCTGCTGATCCAGAAAAGCGTCTACGAGGACGTGCTCGCGCGGCTTGCAGACAAAGCGGGCGGCTTGCGCATGGGCCCGCCGGAGACCCCGGAGACGCAGGTCGGTCCGCTCAATGGGGCCGCGCAGCAGCGCCGGGTGCTCGACTACATCGATCGCGCGCGCCAAGCCGGTGCCCGGGTGGTGTGCGGCGGACAAGCGGAATCGCCGGGGTATTTCGTGCAGCCGACCGTGATCGCCGATGTCCGGAACGACTGGGAGATCGCCCAGGACGAGATCTTCGGGCCGGTGGTCGTCGCTATGCCGTTCGAGGACGAGCAGGAAGCCGTGCGTCTGGCTAACCAGACCCGTTTCGGCTTGGCTGGGGCCGTCTGGACCGGTCGGGTCGAGCGGGCTCACAGGATCGCCGGCCAGATCGAGGCCGGCACGGTTTGGATCAACGGCTACAAGACGATCGGCGTGATGAGCCCGTTCGGCGGCTTCAAGGAGAGCGGGTATGGCCGCTCTTCGGGCCGGGAGGCGTTGATGGAATACACGCGCGCGCGCAGCGTGTGGACCGAGACGTCGGACGATCCGACGATGGCCTTCGGCTATTAG
- a CDS encoding aldose epimerase family protein, translated as MRIRHHFSFGPLMLACGLAMAVVSGAQAAALGVNKETFGTLSDGTEVDIYTLTNANRMEVTILTYGSIVQSIRVPDRNGEIDDVSLGFDDLESYVERNPYFGALIGRFGNRIAGGTFTLDGESYELPVNNGPNSLHGGTKGFDKRVWAASPIRTGDHVGVELTYFSPNGEMGYPGNLAVTVRYTLNNDNDLRIHYSAVTDAPTVLNLTNHVYLNMAGAGNGTILDQVAMLNADRITPVDDTLIPTGDYLEVEGTPLDFTTPTPIGQNIRADHQQLKYAEPEQGGYDHNYVLNNPGDLSALAARVTDPQSGRTVEMYTTEPGVQFYTSNFLDDVQGQDGETYPHWGGFTLEAQHFPDSPNQPDFPSTVLRPGEKYTQTTIYKFLPM; from the coding sequence ATGCGCATCCGACATCACTTCAGTTTTGGCCCACTCATGCTGGCCTGCGGTCTGGCCATGGCCGTTGTATCGGGCGCCCAGGCGGCCGCGCTGGGCGTTAATAAGGAGACGTTCGGAACGCTGTCCGACGGCACCGAGGTCGATATCTACACGTTGACCAACGCCAACCGGATGGAAGTGACCATCCTGACCTATGGCAGCATCGTGCAGTCGATCCGGGTGCCTGACCGAAACGGCGAGATCGACGACGTCTCGCTCGGCTTCGACGATCTGGAAAGCTACGTCGAGCGAAACCCGTACTTCGGCGCGCTGATCGGCCGGTTCGGTAACCGGATCGCCGGCGGCACCTTCACCCTGGACGGGGAAAGCTACGAACTGCCGGTCAACAATGGCCCGAACAGCCTACACGGCGGCACCAAGGGCTTCGACAAGCGCGTCTGGGCCGCCTCCCCGATCCGCACGGGCGACCACGTCGGGGTCGAGCTGACCTATTTCTCCCCGAACGGCGAGATGGGCTACCCCGGCAACCTCGCCGTTACGGTCCGCTATACGCTGAACAACGACAATGACCTGCGCATCCACTACTCTGCCGTCACCGATGCGCCGACGGTCCTGAACCTGACCAACCACGTGTACCTCAACATGGCCGGAGCCGGGAACGGGACGATCCTGGACCAGGTGGCGATGCTGAACGCCGATCGGATCACACCGGTCGACGATACGCTGATCCCGACGGGCGACTACCTGGAAGTTGAGGGCACGCCGCTCGACTTCACCACCCCGACGCCGATCGGCCAGAACATCCGGGCCGACCATCAGCAGCTCAAATACGCCGAACCCGAGCAGGGCGGCTACGATCACAACTACGTGCTGAACAACCCCGGCGACCTCAGCGCGCTCGCCGCCCGGGTCACCGACCCGCAGAGTGGCCGCACAGTGGAGATGTACACCACCGAGCCCGGCGTGCAGTTCTACACCAGCAACTTCCTGGACGACGTCCAGGGGCAGGACGGCGAAACCTACCCGCACTGGGGCGGTTTCACCCTGGAAGCGCAGCACTTCCCGGACTCGCCGAACCAGCCGGACTTCCCCAGCACCGTCCTCCGGCCGGGCGAGAAATACACCCAGACGACGATCTATAAGTTCCTGCCGATGTAG
- a CDS encoding ATP-binding cassette domain-containing protein — protein MSETQPVARLVDVHKSFGRVNVLQGIDMEVYPGEIVALVGDNGAGKSTLIKVITGVHKPSYGEVWIKGERVEMQSVQDARRLGVETVYQERALADQQSLWRNIFAGREITGPLGFMKVGEQRKEAERLLRSRMGFTSQAFEVDGEVSGLSGGEKQGIAIARALYFDAEMIILDEPTMGLSLKETERVLNFARGIRDAGKSVVLIDHNILHVYSVADRFIVLDRGRVAAQFTKDEISRDQLVDLMVELHQTGQVHVA, from the coding sequence ATGAGCGAAACTCAGCCAGTGGCCCGGCTCGTCGACGTGCATAAGTCGTTCGGGCGGGTCAACGTCCTTCAGGGCATCGACATGGAGGTCTACCCCGGCGAGATCGTCGCGCTGGTCGGCGACAACGGCGCCGGCAAGTCGACCCTGATCAAGGTCATCACCGGCGTACACAAGCCGAGCTACGGCGAGGTCTGGATCAAGGGCGAGCGCGTCGAGATGCAGTCGGTGCAGGACGCGCGCCGGCTCGGCGTCGAAACCGTTTATCAGGAGCGTGCGCTGGCCGACCAGCAGTCGCTCTGGCGCAACATCTTCGCCGGGCGCGAGATCACCGGGCCACTCGGCTTCATGAAAGTCGGTGAGCAGCGCAAGGAAGCCGAGCGGCTGCTGCGCTCGCGGATGGGCTTCACCTCGCAGGCGTTCGAGGTCGACGGCGAGGTCAGTGGCCTGTCCGGCGGCGAGAAGCAGGGGATCGCGATCGCCCGCGCGCTCTACTTCGATGCCGAGATGATCATCCTCGACGAGCCGACCATGGGGCTCAGCCTGAAGGAAACCGAGCGCGTCCTGAACTTTGCCCGTGGCATCCGGGACGCTGGGAAATCGGTGGTGTTGATCGACCACAACATCCTGCACGTCTACAGCGTCGCCGATCGATTCATCGTGCTCGACCGCGGCCGGGTCGCGGCGCAGTTCACCAAGGACGAGATCAGCCGCGATCAACTGGTCGACCTGATGGTCGAGCTTCACCAGACCGGGCAGGTTCACGTCGCATGA
- a CDS encoding 2-dehydro-3-deoxy-6-phosphogalactonate aldolase, with translation MIAYDEAFEALPLVAILRGIAPDEAVEVGQALIDSGFRILEVPLNSPQPLRSIERLADRFGDDALVGAGTVMTEAEVEQVAAAGGRLIVMPHSDPAVIAAAKRANLTCLPGVATPTEGFAAVSAGADALKLFPGEAMPPKVVKAWTAVFPKQVPLLPVGGVTPERIADYVDAGAGGFGLGSALYQPGMAPEAVRANAQRFVAAWQEAAAAAG, from the coding sequence GTGATCGCGTACGACGAGGCGTTCGAGGCATTGCCGCTGGTGGCGATCCTGCGCGGAATCGCACCGGACGAGGCGGTGGAGGTCGGTCAGGCGCTGATCGATTCCGGGTTCCGCATCCTCGAGGTGCCGCTGAACTCGCCGCAGCCGTTGCGCTCGATAGAGCGCCTGGCCGACCGGTTCGGCGACGACGCGTTGGTTGGGGCCGGCACGGTGATGACGGAGGCCGAGGTGGAACAGGTCGCAGCCGCCGGCGGACGTCTAATCGTCATGCCGCACAGCGACCCGGCCGTGATCGCCGCGGCGAAGCGCGCCAACCTGACGTGCCTGCCGGGCGTGGCGACGCCGACCGAGGGCTTTGCCGCTGTGTCTGCTGGCGCCGATGCCCTAAAGCTGTTCCCCGGTGAGGCGATGCCGCCGAAGGTAGTCAAGGCCTGGACGGCCGTGTTCCCGAAACAGGTGCCATTGCTGCCGGTTGGCGGCGTGACGCCGGAGCGGATCGCCGATTACGTGGATGCGGGCGCGGGTGGGTTCGGATTGGGCTCGGCGCTCTATCAGCCGGGGATGGCGCCAGAAGCCGTCCGGGCGAACGCCCAGCGGTTCGTCGCGGCCTGGCAGGAAGCGGCTGCGGCGGCGGGCTAG
- the xylF gene encoding D-xylose ABC transporter substrate-binding protein, giving the protein MNERLRMAVAGGLLALFVGALTVLAPQPVAAQDDLTIGVSWSNFQEERWKRDENAMKQAIEAAGATYISTDAQSQSSKQLTDVENLIARGADALIILAWDSDAIIPAVQSARNQGIPVVGYDRLIEHPEAFYISYDNREVGRQQALAVLNVQPTGNYVFIKGAQTDPNADILHKGQMDVMGELIETGKIKVVGEQYTDGWAPSVAQENMEQILTRTNNEVDAVVASNDGTAGGAISALASQGMAGSVPVSGQDADHAALNRIARGTQTISVFKDARELGRQAAEVAIKLAKGTALSEIPDTRQWSNGPREVEMTARLLKPIPVTRANLDIVLHADWIDKETLCRGVESDEVAACN; this is encoded by the coding sequence ATGAACGAACGTCTTCGGATGGCGGTCGCGGGTGGACTGCTGGCGCTCTTCGTCGGTGCTTTGACGGTCCTGGCGCCGCAACCGGTCGCGGCGCAGGACGATCTGACCATCGGTGTCAGCTGGTCGAACTTCCAGGAAGAGCGCTGGAAGCGCGATGAGAATGCGATGAAGCAGGCGATCGAGGCCGCTGGCGCCACCTATATCTCGACCGACGCGCAGAGCCAGTCGTCCAAGCAGTTGACCGATGTGGAGAACCTGATCGCGCGTGGGGCCGATGCGCTGATTATCCTGGCCTGGGACTCTGATGCGATCATCCCGGCGGTGCAGTCCGCGCGTAACCAGGGCATCCCGGTGGTCGGCTACGACCGCCTGATCGAACATCCGGAGGCCTTCTACATCAGCTACGACAACCGCGAGGTTGGCCGTCAGCAGGCGCTGGCGGTTCTCAATGTCCAGCCGACCGGCAATTACGTCTTTATCAAGGGCGCTCAAACGGATCCGAACGCGGACATTCTGCACAAGGGTCAGATGGATGTGATGGGCGAGCTCATCGAGACGGGCAAGATCAAGGTCGTTGGCGAGCAATACACCGACGGCTGGGCCCCCAGCGTTGCCCAGGAGAACATGGAGCAGATCCTGACCCGCACGAATAACGAGGTCGATGCGGTCGTCGCGTCCAACGACGGCACCGCCGGCGGGGCGATCTCGGCCCTGGCCTCCCAGGGCATGGCGGGGAGCGTCCCGGTCTCGGGGCAGGATGCCGATCATGCGGCCCTGAACCGGATCGCGCGCGGCACGCAGACGATCAGCGTGTTCAAGGACGCCCGCGAACTGGGCCGACAAGCGGCCGAGGTCGCGATCAAGCTCGCCAAGGGCACGGCGCTTTCGGAGATTCCGGACACGCGTCAATGGAGCAATGGCCCGCGTGAGGTCGAGATGACCGCGCGTTTGTTGAAGCCGATCCCGGTCACCCGCGCCAACCTGGACATCGTGCTGCATGCGGACTGGATCGACAAGGAGACGCTGTGCCGCGGCGTTGAGAGCGACGAGGTCGCGGCCTGCAACTAG
- a CDS encoding FadR/GntR family transcriptional regulator: MSNTLRVPAKRLKGKVAETIALRILRKDYPPSTPIPHESDLLHEFGVSRTCLREALQMLSAKGLVYSRPRVGTVVNDPLQWNFLDGDMLRWREKTVSREVFLRDLFAVRRMVEPETAALAAQNIEAEMLANLQQAVMSMARGNGERTDETIQADVDFHRLLLAASGNPLLSGLGATIEEALRASIAVTSHPQVGSRFALDKHIEVFEAVRRGNAAAARKAMVSLLDITEEVLDRASYSQPETAAHASG; encoded by the coding sequence ATGAGCAACACCCTTCGGGTTCCAGCCAAACGCCTCAAGGGCAAGGTGGCCGAAACGATAGCGCTGCGGATTCTCCGCAAGGACTATCCTCCCAGCACGCCCATCCCCCACGAGAGCGATCTTCTGCACGAATTCGGCGTCAGCCGGACCTGTCTGCGCGAAGCGCTGCAAATGTTGAGCGCCAAGGGGCTGGTCTACTCGCGCCCGCGGGTCGGCACGGTCGTAAACGACCCGCTGCAGTGGAATTTCCTGGATGGCGATATGCTGCGCTGGCGCGAGAAGACGGTCAGCCGTGAAGTCTTCCTGCGGGACCTGTTCGCCGTGCGCCGAATGGTGGAACCGGAAACCGCCGCGCTCGCGGCCCAGAACATCGAAGCCGAGATGCTCGCGAACCTCCAGCAGGCGGTCATGAGCATGGCTCGCGGCAATGGCGAGCGAACCGATGAAACCATTCAGGCGGACGTCGACTTCCACCGCCTGCTGCTCGCCGCCAGCGGCAACCCGTTGCTCTCGGGCCTCGGCGCCACCATCGAGGAAGCGCTGCGGGCCTCGATCGCCGTCACCTCGCATCCGCAGGTCGGCAGCCGGTTCGCGCTCGACAAACACATCGAGGTGTTCGAGGCGGTCCGCCGCGGCAACGCCGCCGCGGCCCGCAAGGCGATGGTATCGCTGCTCGACATCACCGAAGAAGTGCTCGACCGCGCGAGCTACAGCCAGCCGGAAACGGCAGCGCACGCCAGCGGCTAG
- a CDS encoding 2-dehydro-3-deoxygalactonokinase translates to MSAASTTALIAVDWGTTALRAYRLTASGDVIETRRSGDGILSVDGAFAAALTRHVEDWTADGAVPVLLSGMIGSRQGWHETPYLTCPCSLQQLADALVPLDHPRLDVRVVPGLADHRDGRDDVMRGEEVQVFGALAEAETGHFLLPGTHSKWVRVRDRRIVEIRTYMTGEIYAACRNHTILGRLMDEGGWCESSFRRGVADGAADGTPGALLGRLFGVRTAGLFDRLAAGELPDYLSGLLIGAELADAAGDGSEPVTIVGDSGLVERYRTAADTLSIACSLGESDASVGAYIAIARMAGLLGQSGSRRGV, encoded by the coding sequence GTGAGCGCGGCGTCGACCACGGCGTTGATCGCCGTCGACTGGGGGACGACCGCGCTTCGGGCGTATCGCCTGACCGCCAGCGGCGATGTCATCGAGACGCGCCGCAGCGGCGACGGCATTCTGTCCGTCGATGGCGCGTTCGCCGCCGCGCTGACGCGCCATGTCGAGGACTGGACGGCGGATGGGGCCGTGCCGGTGCTGCTCTCCGGCATGATCGGCAGCCGCCAGGGCTGGCACGAGACCCCGTATCTTACCTGCCCGTGCTCTTTGCAGCAGTTGGCCGATGCGCTGGTGCCACTAGATCATCCACGGTTGGACGTTCGCGTGGTTCCGGGACTCGCCGACCATCGAGACGGTCGCGACGATGTCATGCGCGGGGAGGAAGTGCAGGTGTTCGGTGCCCTGGCAGAGGCCGAGACCGGCCACTTCCTGCTGCCGGGCACCCATTCCAAGTGGGTTCGCGTTCGAGACCGCCGGATCGTTGAGATCCGCACCTACATGACCGGTGAGATTTACGCCGCTTGCCGCAACCACACGATCCTTGGCCGGTTGATGGACGAAGGCGGTTGGTGCGAGTCGTCTTTCCGACGTGGGGTCGCCGACGGCGCCGCCGACGGGACGCCGGGCGCGCTGCTGGGGCGTTTGTTCGGGGTGCGCACCGCCGGTCTGTTCGATCGCCTGGCGGCGGGCGAATTGCCGGACTATCTAAGCGGCCTGTTGATCGGCGCCGAATTGGCCGACGCCGCAGGCGATGGCAGCGAACCGGTGACCATCGTCGGGGATAGTGGGTTGGTGGAACGCTATCGCACCGCCGCCGACACCCTTAGCATCGCCTGCAGCCTTGGCGAGTCGGATGCGAGCGTGGGCGCCTACATCGCCATCGCCAGGATGGCCGGACTGTTGGGGCAAAGCGGATCGAGGAGAGGCGTGTGA
- a CDS encoding SMP-30/gluconolactonase/LRE family protein has translation MAQVRSVADVHNTLGEGPVWDVREQALYWVDIKAQLLQRLIPQTGAVQRWQLPEQIGCAALRETGGAILALQSGFALFDFTDATLNWIAHPEPDRPDNRMNDGKCDRQGRFWAGTMDDAERQSSGALYRIDPDLSVHSMETGIGIPNALAWSPDSCTMYFADTAARTIYAYDHAPATGAIVNRRVFTSPPDQAGNPDGATVDAEGCLWCAQWDGWRVLRYTPDGTVERALDLPVQRPTSCAFGGPDLKTLFITTASVGLAPDALAEQPLAGNLLAVDLDVAGLPERRFAG, from the coding sequence ATGGCGCAAGTACGCAGCGTTGCGGACGTGCACAATACCTTGGGTGAAGGCCCGGTATGGGATGTCCGGGAGCAGGCGCTTTATTGGGTCGATATCAAGGCGCAGTTGCTGCAGCGACTGATACCGCAAACCGGCGCGGTACAACGCTGGCAGCTGCCCGAACAGATCGGCTGCGCGGCCCTACGGGAGACGGGCGGGGCCATCCTGGCGCTGCAGTCCGGCTTCGCCTTGTTCGATTTCACCGACGCCACCCTGAATTGGATCGCCCACCCCGAACCCGACCGCCCGGACAATCGTATGAACGACGGCAAGTGTGACCGACAGGGCCGCTTCTGGGCCGGCACGATGGACGATGCGGAAAGGCAAAGCAGCGGCGCGCTGTACCGCATCGATCCAGACCTGAGCGTCCACTCCATGGAAACCGGCATCGGCATTCCCAACGCCCTCGCTTGGTCACCGGACAGTTGTACGATGTACTTCGCCGACACGGCGGCGCGGACGATCTACGCCTATGACCACGCCCCCGCCACCGGTGCGATCGTCAACCGTCGCGTCTTCACCTCCCCGCCGGACCAAGCCGGCAATCCAGACGGGGCCACGGTCGACGCGGAGGGGTGCCTTTGGTGCGCGCAATGGGATGGCTGGCGCGTGCTTCGCTACACCCCGGACGGCACGGTCGAGCGTGCGCTGGACCTGCCGGTGCAGCGTCCCACGTCGTGCGCCTTCGGCGGCCCGGACCTGAAAACCCTGTTCATCACCACCGCGTCGGTCGGGCTTGCTCCGGACGCGCTGGCAGAGCAGCCCCTGGCCGGCAATCTGCTGGCCGTCGACCTCGACGTGGCGGGCCTGCCGGAACGACGGTTCGCCGGCTAG
- a CDS encoding SDR family NAD(P)-dependent oxidoreductase translates to MASSADAIYPSLQGCPVLVTGGASGIGEAIVRRFAGQGAKVGFLDIAVEQGQALAEELKQDGGEVHFVPCDLTDIEALREAVKQVADTLGPIRVLVNNAANDDRHDWREVTPEYWDARQAVNIRHQFFAIQAVAPGMIDAGGGSIINFGSISWMLGQGGMPGYTTAKSAVHGLTRSFARDLGGHGIRVNSVTPGWVMTQRQLDLWVTDESMREIEQGQVLKGHVQPDHLARMVLFLASDESAMCSAQNYMVDAGWL, encoded by the coding sequence ATGGCCAGTAGTGCCGATGCGATCTACCCCAGCTTGCAGGGGTGCCCCGTGCTCGTCACCGGCGGCGCCAGCGGTATCGGCGAGGCGATCGTCCGTCGCTTCGCCGGCCAGGGCGCCAAGGTCGGCTTTCTGGATATCGCGGTCGAGCAAGGCCAAGCCCTGGCGGAAGAACTTAAGCAGGACGGGGGCGAGGTGCATTTCGTCCCGTGCGACCTCACCGACATCGAGGCGTTGCGCGAGGCCGTCAAACAGGTGGCCGATACGCTCGGCCCGATCCGGGTCCTGGTCAACAATGCCGCGAACGACGACCGGCACGATTGGCGGGAGGTGACGCCGGAATACTGGGACGCGCGCCAGGCGGTGAATATTCGCCACCAGTTCTTCGCGATCCAGGCGGTTGCGCCCGGCATGATCGATGCCGGTGGCGGCTCGATCATCAACTTCGGTTCGATCTCCTGGATGCTGGGGCAGGGCGGCATGCCGGGCTACACCACCGCGAAGTCCGCGGTTCATGGCCTGACACGGTCGTTCGCCCGCGATCTCGGTGGGCACGGCATTCGCGTGAATTCGGTCACGCCGGGATGGGTGATGACGCAGCGCCAACTCGACCTCTGGGTGACCGACGAGTCGATGCGGGAAATCGAGCAGGGCCAGGTGCTCAAGGGGCATGTGCAACCGGATCACCTTGCCCGCATGGTGCTGTTCCTGGCCTCCGATGAAAGCGCGATGTGCTCGGCCCAGAACTACATGGTCGATGCGGGCTGGCTTTAG